A single genomic interval of Salmo trutta chromosome 13, fSalTru1.1, whole genome shotgun sequence harbors:
- the LOC115206659 gene encoding P2Y purinoceptor 13, whose translation MNGSQSNLSLKCVRDTSVTAVVFPCLYSALFLFALVLNCLAAWIFFNIRSTTTFVVYLKNVVVADLLMTLSIPVKVLADADVGSWHLRAFYCRYSAVLFYTTMYISILLLGLISLDRYLKIVRPFGKCALQRVGVGQALSVAVWAVMVSLALPNAVLSDRTPSISHGRLKCASLKGRAGMRWHEGFNYFCQVVFWGTLALMLFCYTFISRKVYESYKASRSGSNAASRRTKAKVFVVVVVFFICFAPFHFTRVPYTLTQTRKIANNCWAQNALYVAKETTLWLCATNVCLDPLIYVFLCRVFRKRLTAILKRKPLPQGALESPTATSTHLEMSQVVNDRMLDVSSA comes from the exons ATGAACGGCAGCCAATCAAACCTGTCTCTGAAGTGTGTGCGTGACACCAGCGTGACGGCGGTGGTCTTCCCCTGTCTCTACAGCGCCCTCTTCCTGTTTGCGCTGGTACTCAACTGCCTGGCTGCATGGATCTTCTTCAACATCCGTAGCACCACCACTTTCGTGGTCTACCTGAAGAACGTA GTGGTGGCAGATCTGCTGATGACTCTGTCCATCCCGGTGAAGGTCCTCGCGGACGCCGACGTGGGTTCCTGGCATCTGCGTGCGTTCTACTGTCGCTACTCTGCCGTCCTCTTCTACACCACCATGTATATCAGCATCCTGCTCCTGGGGCTCATCAGCCTGGACCGTTACCTCAAGATCGTCAGGCCCTTTGGGAAGTGCGCCCTCCAGAGGGTCGGAGTGGGACAGGCTTTGAGTGTGGCCGTCTGGGCTGTGATGGTGTCTCTGGCTCTGCCCAATGCCGTTCTGAGTGACCGTACACCGTCGATTTCTCATGGTCGGCTGAAGTGTGCCTCTCTAAAGGGTCGGGCCGGTATGCGGTGGCACGAGGGCTTCAACTACTTCTGCCAG gTGGTGTTTTGGGgaacactggctctgatgctgtTCTGTTACACCTTCATCAGTCGTAAAGTCTACGAATCCTACAAAGCCTCGCGTAGTGGCTCCAACGCGGCCAGCCGAAGGACCAAAGCCAAAGTctttgtggtagtggtggtgtttttCATTTGTTTCGCCCCTTTTCATTTCACCAGAGTACCCTACACTCTCACCCAGACCCGAAAAATAGCCAACAACTGCTGGGCGCAGAACGCGCTCTACGTCGCCAAGGAGACCACTCTCTGGCTCTGTGCCACTAACGTGTGTCTGGACCCGCTGATCTACGTGTTCCTGTGCAGAGTGTTCCGGAAAAGATTGACAGCCATACTCAAACGCAAGCCCCTCCCCCAAGGTGCTTTGGAGTCGCCCACGGCAACCTCTACACATTTGGAGATGTCACAGGTGGTGAACGACAGAATGCTGGATGTCAGTTCGGCCTAG